In a single window of the Agrobacterium vitis genome:
- a CDS encoding YkvA family protein: protein MDDVKIGEILLPGDEAEQQKQEQKLSRTFWPKMRKAIRHIPFSRDVIAAFYCATDRQTPLRVRGILLAALGYFVLPFDAIPDMLAFVGFTDDIAVLTTALAMINGHIKERHYDAADAVLSDDGEPVRGDDKSAPQGRAESV, encoded by the coding sequence CTGGACGACGTGAAGATCGGTGAAATTCTTCTGCCGGGCGACGAGGCCGAACAGCAAAAGCAGGAGCAAAAGCTGAGCCGTACCTTCTGGCCGAAAATGCGCAAAGCCATTCGCCACATCCCGTTCAGCCGGGACGTGATTGCCGCTTTCTACTGCGCGACGGATCGGCAGACCCCACTTCGGGTGCGCGGTATCCTGCTGGCGGCGCTTGGCTATTTCGTCCTGCCCTTTGATGCCATTCCCGACATGCTGGCCTTTGTCGGCTTTACCGACGACATTGCCGTGCTGACGACAGCGCTGGCGATGATCAACGGCCATATCAAGGAACGCCACTACGATGCAGCCGACGCTGTGCTTTCCGATGATGGTGAGCCGGTGCGAGGCGACGATAAAAGCGCACCACAAGGGCGGGCTGAAAGTGTCTGA
- a CDS encoding argininosuccinate synthase has product MVLPKDVKKVVLAYSGGLDTSIILKWLQTELGAEVVTFTADLGQGEELEPARKKAEMLGIKEIFIEDVREEFVRDFVFPMFRANAVYEGVYLLGTSIARPLISKHLIEIAKKTGADAIAHGATGKGNDQVRFELSAYALNPDIKIIAPWRDWAFKSRTDLLAFAEQNQIPVAKDKKGEAPFSVDANLLHSSSEGKVLEDPSQEAPEYVHMRTISPEAAPDKATVIKVGFEKGDAVSINGVRMSPATLLAELNTYGRDNGIGRLDLVENRFVGMKSRGVYETPGGTILLTAHRAIESITLDRGAAHLKDELMPRYAELIYYGFWFSPEREMLQAMIDKSQEHVEGEVTLKLYKGNVMVIGRESPKSLYSDQLVTFEDDQGAYDQKDAAGFIKLNALRLRTLAKRNLGK; this is encoded by the coding sequence ATGGTACTTCCGAAAGACGTCAAAAAGGTCGTTCTCGCCTATTCCGGCGGCCTCGATACCTCGATCATCCTGAAATGGCTCCAGACCGAACTCGGCGCTGAAGTCGTGACCTTCACCGCCGATCTCGGCCAGGGCGAAGAGCTGGAACCGGCCCGCAAAAAAGCGGAAATGCTGGGCATCAAGGAAATCTTCATCGAGGATGTCCGCGAGGAATTCGTCCGCGATTTCGTCTTCCCAATGTTCCGCGCCAATGCCGTCTATGAAGGCGTCTACCTGCTCGGCACCTCGATTGCCCGGCCGCTGATTTCCAAGCACCTGATCGAGATTGCCAAGAAGACCGGCGCCGATGCTATCGCTCACGGCGCGACCGGCAAGGGCAATGATCAGGTTCGCTTCGAGCTTTCGGCCTATGCGTTGAACCCTGATATCAAGATCATTGCGCCCTGGCGCGATTGGGCTTTCAAGAGCCGTACCGATCTGCTGGCCTTTGCCGAGCAGAACCAGATCCCGGTTGCCAAGGATAAAAAGGGCGAAGCGCCGTTCTCTGTCGATGCCAACCTGTTGCATTCCTCTTCCGAGGGCAAGGTTCTGGAAGATCCGTCCCAGGAAGCGCCGGAATATGTGCATATGCGCACGATTTCGCCGGAAGCCGCTCCCGATAAGGCGACCGTCATCAAGGTCGGCTTTGAAAAGGGCGATGCCGTGTCGATCAACGGCGTGCGGATGAGCCCGGCGACGCTGCTGGCGGAACTCAACACCTATGGCCGTGACAACGGCATTGGCCGTCTGGATCTGGTTGAAAACCGCTTCGTCGGCATGAAGAGCCGTGGCGTTTACGAGACCCCCGGCGGCACCATCCTGTTGACCGCCCACCGCGCCATCGAATCGATCACGCTGGATCGTGGCGCTGCTCATCTCAAGGATGAGCTGATGCCGCGCTATGCCGAGCTGATCTATTACGGATTCTGGTTCTCGCCGGAGCGTGAAATGTTGCAGGCGATGATCGACAAGAGTCAGGAACATGTCGAAGGCGAAGTGACGCTGAAGCTCTATAAGGGCAATGTCATGGTCATCGGCCGCGAATCGCCGAAGTCGCTCTATTCCGACCAGCTCGTCACCTTCGAAGACGATCAGGGCGCCTATGACCAGAAGGATGCGGCAGGCTTCATCAAGCTCAATGCACTCCGTCTGCGCACGCTGGCCAAGCGCAATCTCGGCAAGTAA
- a CDS encoding SDR family NAD(P)-dependent oxidoreductase, with product MTDIQSVIAKGKVAVVTGAASGIGLAAAKAFASQGMCVVLADLGGDALANARSEVATVSENPESDIVAIETDVSKLDELEALERAVLQRFGRVHLLMNNAGIQPGSSLFGPQVNWDNVFAVNLMGVIHGTRVFGPDMIAHKDPAIIINTGSKQGITTPPGDPAYNVAKAGVKAFTEALQHELRNTPDCNVSAHLLIPGFVFTGLTAGERTTKPDAAWTPEQTVDFMLDSLKRGDFYILCPDNDVQRSIDEKRIAWAAGDIIENRPPLSRWHPDYEEAFKAHLKG from the coding sequence ATGACCGACATTCAATCGGTAATTGCCAAGGGCAAGGTCGCGGTCGTCACCGGGGCAGCCTCAGGCATCGGCCTTGCCGCCGCCAAGGCTTTCGCCAGCCAGGGCATGTGCGTCGTGCTCGCCGATCTCGGCGGGGACGCGCTTGCCAATGCGCGCAGCGAAGTCGCCACAGTCTCGGAAAATCCGGAGAGCGATATCGTCGCCATTGAGACAGATGTCAGCAAGCTGGATGAGCTGGAAGCACTGGAGCGCGCCGTGCTTCAACGCTTCGGGCGTGTCCACCTGTTGATGAACAATGCCGGCATCCAGCCGGGCAGCAGCCTGTTCGGGCCACAGGTCAACTGGGACAACGTGTTTGCCGTCAACCTGATGGGCGTCATCCATGGCACAAGGGTGTTCGGGCCTGACATGATTGCCCACAAGGACCCGGCCATCATCATCAATACCGGCTCCAAGCAGGGTATCACCACCCCGCCTGGCGACCCCGCCTATAATGTTGCCAAGGCTGGCGTCAAAGCCTTCACCGAGGCCTTGCAGCATGAACTGCGCAACACACCGGACTGTAATGTCAGCGCTCATCTGCTAATTCCCGGCTTCGTCTTCACCGGTCTGACAGCCGGTGAACGGACGACAAAACCCGACGCGGCCTGGACCCCGGAACAGACGGTGGATTTCATGCTGGACAGCCTCAAACGCGGCGATTTCTACATTCTCTGCCCCGACAACGATGTGCAACGGTCCATCGATGAAAAGCGCATTGCCTGGGCCGCCGGTGACATCATCGAAAACCGTCCGCCGCTGTCACGCTGGCACCCGGATTACGAAGAGGCCTTCAAGGCACATCTAAAAGGCTGA
- a CDS encoding LysE family translocator produces the protein MTFIPGLPTLLAFTAACLLLAATPGPDMTLSISRALRDGKAAGLAVLIGTNLGIAVHTMLVAFGVSALIVASPTAFLILKSGGAAYLAWLAFQAIRHGSKFVATPEAGAKGSVKAAFLNRIWVNLLNPKVIIFFMTFLPQFVTAHDSDVTGKLLFLGFWFMLVSLPITVAIVLAADKLAGWLQQNPKVLRGMDYTFAGVFSVFAAKILMTQAR, from the coding sequence ATGACCTTCATTCCGGGCCTGCCGACCCTTCTAGCCTTTACCGCCGCCTGCCTGTTGCTGGCGGCGACGCCGGGGCCGGACATGACCCTCTCCATCAGCCGTGCGCTGCGCGATGGCAAGGCGGCGGGTCTTGCCGTGCTGATCGGCACCAATCTCGGGATTGCGGTCCACACGATGCTGGTGGCTTTCGGGGTCTCGGCCCTGATCGTCGCTTCGCCCACGGCCTTTCTGATCCTGAAAAGCGGTGGGGCTGCTTATCTGGCCTGGCTCGCCTTCCAGGCGATCCGCCACGGCTCGAAATTCGTCGCCACGCCTGAAGCGGGCGCAAAAGGCAGCGTGAAGGCGGCGTTTCTCAACAGGATCTGGGTCAATCTGCTCAACCCGAAGGTCATTATTTTCTTCATGACCTTCCTGCCGCAATTCGTCACCGCCCATGACTCTGATGTCACGGGCAAGCTGCTGTTCCTCGGCTTCTGGTTCATGCTGGTATCGCTCCCCATCACGGTCGCCATCGTGCTGGCCGCCGACAAGCTGGCTGGCTGGCTGCAACAGAATCCGAAAGTGCTGAGGGGAATGGATTACACCTTTGCAGGTGTCTTTTCAGTCTTTGCCGCCAAGATCCTGATGACTCAAGCGAGATAA
- the rlmN gene encoding 23S rRNA (adenine(2503)-C(2))-methyltransferase RlmN, translated as MPGATKPTLIGQTREEMGEMLREIGVADKQVRMRVAQLWNWIYVRGVSDFDQMTNVAKDMREKLKAHFTIARPEIVEEQVSNDGTRKWLLRYPPRGAGRPVEVECVYIPEEGRGTLCVSSQVGCTLTCTFCHTGTQKLVRNLTAEEVLSQLLLARDRLGDFPDRDAPVGAMVPNEGRKITNMVMMGMGEPLYNFEEVKKALLIASDGDGLSLSKRRITLSTSGVVPEIYRTGDEIGVMLAISLHAVRDELRDLLVPINKKYPLKDLIEACRNYPGLSNARRITFEYVMLKDVNDSLEDAKGLIQLLKGIPSKINLIPFNPWPGTNYQCSDWDQIMKFADFINSAGYASPIRTPRGRDILAACGQLKSESERMRKTERLAYEAMMIVGHGEDD; from the coding sequence ATGCCAGGCGCCACCAAGCCGACCCTGATCGGCCAGACCCGTGAGGAAATGGGCGAGATGCTGCGCGAGATCGGCGTGGCCGACAAGCAGGTGCGCATGCGTGTCGCCCAGCTGTGGAACTGGATCTATGTGCGCGGCGTCTCCGATTTCGACCAGATGACCAATGTCGCCAAGGACATGCGCGAGAAGCTGAAAGCGCATTTCACCATTGCCCGGCCTGAAATCGTCGAGGAGCAGGTGTCCAATGATGGTACCCGCAAGTGGCTGCTGCGCTATCCGCCGCGCGGTGCGGGGCGTCCGGTCGAGGTGGAATGCGTCTATATTCCGGAAGAGGGCCGGGGAACGCTCTGCGTTTCCAGCCAAGTTGGCTGCACTCTGACCTGCACCTTCTGTCACACCGGCACGCAGAAGCTGGTGCGCAATCTGACGGCGGAAGAAGTGCTGTCGCAACTGTTGCTGGCCCGCGACCGGCTGGGCGACTTTCCCGACCGCGATGCGCCTGTCGGCGCGATGGTGCCGAATGAGGGCCGCAAGATCACCAATATGGTGATGATGGGCATGGGCGAGCCGCTCTACAATTTCGAGGAAGTGAAAAAGGCGCTGCTGATCGCCTCGGATGGCGATGGATTGTCGCTGTCAAAGCGCCGCATTACGCTTTCGACCTCCGGCGTGGTGCCGGAAATCTACCGTACCGGCGATGAAATCGGCGTGATGCTGGCGATTTCGCTGCATGCTGTGCGCGACGAATTGCGCGACCTGCTGGTGCCGATCAATAAGAAATATCCGCTGAAAGACCTGATTGAAGCCTGTCGCAACTATCCGGGCCTGTCCAACGCCCGGCGCATTACCTTCGAATATGTGATGCTGAAGGATGTGAACGACAGTCTTGAGGATGCCAAGGGCCTGATTCAGCTGTTGAAGGGCATTCCGTCCAAGATCAATCTCATTCCCTTCAATCCTTGGCCGGGCACCAATTACCAGTGTTCCGACTGGGACCAGATCATGAAATTTGCCGATTTCATCAATTCGGCAGGCTATGCCTCACCGATCCGCACGCCACGCGGCCGCGATATTCTGGCTGCCTGCGGACAGTTGAAGTCGGAATCGGAGCGGATGCGCAAGACCGAACGTCTGGCTTATGAGGCGATGATGATCGTTGGCCATGGTGAGGACGATTAG
- a CDS encoding multidrug effflux MFS transporter, giving the protein MSENRTSLLGALLTMIGPLSMAIYTPAMPQLVHAFSTTDAAIKLSLSLYFAGFACAQLLSGPCSDAFGRRNATLGFLGIYLLGSLAAAFAPTVELLLAGRIIQGIGASVGVTVSRAVVRDQFVGEQASRIINMIGIMLAIGPAMGPTVGGLALVAFGWQSVFLLMVGFGVVSIITVAILMAETAVPDRQMIRPARLITSYATLMADPRVLCSALVLGGCVGALYAQSTMLPFVLINKVGLSPAQFGLGMLMQTGSYFAGSVVLRLVSKHLLPGHALRFGLVLAGCGGLLIFLSTHLLTPTYLSIMGPVAVCAFGMAFVIPDISTAGLLPHPKLAGSAAALMGFVQMSCGFLGGLAASWLGDPLTAFGTIIPLMELMAIIAYLGFLRAWKQIQ; this is encoded by the coding sequence ATGAGCGAGAACCGCACCTCCCTGCTTGGCGCACTGCTGACCATGATCGGTCCGCTGTCCATGGCGATCTACACACCCGCCATGCCGCAATTGGTCCATGCCTTTTCGACCACGGATGCGGCCATCAAGCTCAGCCTGTCACTGTATTTCGCGGGTTTTGCCTGCGCACAATTGCTATCCGGCCCGTGTTCGGATGCGTTCGGACGACGCAATGCAACGCTGGGCTTTCTTGGCATCTACCTGCTCGGTAGCCTCGCCGCCGCCTTTGCGCCGACGGTGGAATTGCTGCTGGCCGGGCGTATCATTCAGGGCATCGGCGCATCCGTCGGGGTCACGGTGTCGCGCGCCGTGGTTCGCGACCAGTTCGTCGGAGAGCAGGCCTCCCGGATCATCAATATGATCGGCATCATGCTGGCCATAGGACCGGCCATGGGGCCGACCGTCGGCGGGCTGGCGCTTGTCGCCTTCGGTTGGCAATCGGTGTTTCTGCTGATGGTCGGATTCGGCGTGGTCAGCATTATCACGGTCGCCATTCTGATGGCGGAAACGGCGGTGCCGGACCGGCAAATGATTCGCCCCGCCAGACTTATCACCTCTTACGCGACCTTGATGGCCGACCCGCGGGTGCTATGCTCGGCCCTGGTTCTGGGCGGCTGTGTCGGCGCACTCTATGCGCAATCCACCATGCTGCCTTTCGTTTTGATCAACAAGGTCGGGCTGTCGCCAGCGCAATTCGGCCTTGGCATGTTGATGCAGACCGGCTCCTATTTCGCTGGTTCAGTGGTGCTGCGGCTGGTATCGAAGCATTTACTGCCCGGTCACGCGCTGCGCTTCGGGCTGGTTCTAGCTGGTTGCGGCGGATTGCTGATCTTTTTGTCCACCCATCTGCTGACCCCGACTTATCTCTCCATCATGGGACCGGTCGCCGTCTGCGCCTTCGGCATGGCCTTCGTCATTCCCGACATCTCCACCGCAGGTCTGCTGCCGCATCCAAAGCTGGCGGGGTCGGCGGCGGCCCTGATGGGCTTTGTGCAGATGAGCTGCGGTTTTCTGGGCGGTCTTGCCGCCTCCTGGCTTGGCGATCCGCTGACCGCCTTCGGCACCATCATTCCCCTGATGGAATTGATGGCGATCATCGCCTATCTCGGCTTCCTTCGCGCCTGGAAACAGATCCAGTAA
- a CDS encoding invasion associated locus B family protein, translating into MFVKRIATAVAIMLAFADVAAAQSPSPTRIEQFKAWGAYSYKSGNSTVCYVLSVPTTKEPPSVNHGDIFFIVSQRPGQNISYEPQAMMGYTLKTGSKVTVKIDAKSFTMFTKDSAAWVENAAEEPALVAAMKVGKTMSVQAVSGRGTPTNYAYSLQGISDALKRIEKCK; encoded by the coding sequence ATGTTTGTAAAAAGAATCGCAACCGCAGTCGCAATCATGCTGGCATTCGCAGATGTGGCCGCAGCGCAATCGCCAAGCCCGACGCGGATTGAGCAGTTCAAGGCTTGGGGTGCTTATTCCTACAAGTCCGGCAATAGCACGGTCTGCTATGTGCTGTCGGTGCCGACCACGAAGGAACCGCCTTCCGTCAATCACGGCGATATTTTCTTCATCGTCTCGCAGCGTCCCGGTCAGAACATTTCCTACGAGCCGCAGGCGATGATGGGTTATACGTTGAAGACCGGTTCCAAGGTGACGGTGAAGATCGATGCCAAGAGCTTCACGATGTTTACCAAGGATAGCGCCGCCTGGGTGGAAAACGCCGCAGAAGAGCCCGCTTTGGTCGCCGCCATGAAGGTCGGCAAGACCATGAGCGTCCAGGCCGTTTCGGGTCGTGGCACGCCAACCAATTACGCCTATTCGCTTCAGGGTATTTCCGATGCGCTGAAACGCATTGAAAAGTGCAAATAA
- the thpR gene encoding RNA 2',3'-cyclic phosphodiesterase has protein sequence MPRLFTALEIPRNVALSLSLLRGGLPGARWIDVENYHITLRFIGDIDGRTADEIVDRLDRIDRPEFQLSLNGIGSFGSKKPHSIWAGVTPHPQMTALQGEIERICQRVGLPPDPRKFMPHVTLARLKSSRLDDVVHYLSGRGNFQTAPFFVPRFVLMSSKESVGGGPYLTEEIFPLYEDRSEMSFSERAVHSLNG, from the coding sequence ATGCCGAGATTGTTCACTGCCCTCGAAATTCCGCGCAACGTGGCCTTGAGCCTGTCTTTGCTGCGCGGCGGGCTTCCGGGAGCCCGATGGATCGATGTGGAAAATTACCACATCACATTGCGCTTCATAGGCGATATCGATGGGCGAACCGCCGATGAGATCGTCGATAGGCTGGATCGCATCGACCGGCCGGAATTCCAGCTCAGTCTGAACGGCATCGGTTCCTTCGGGTCGAAGAAACCGCATTCCATTTGGGCAGGCGTTACGCCACATCCGCAAATGACAGCGCTCCAGGGCGAAATCGAGCGGATCTGCCAGAGAGTGGGGCTGCCGCCCGACCCCCGAAAGTTCATGCCGCATGTGACACTGGCGCGGCTGAAGTCATCGAGACTGGATGACGTTGTTCATTATCTGTCAGGGCGCGGTAACTTCCAGACCGCGCCCTTTTTCGTTCCAAGATTCGTGCTGATGTCCTCCAAGGAATCGGTGGGCGGTGGTCCTTATCTGACGGAGGAAATTTTCCCCCTCTATGAAGATCGCTCAGAGATGAGTTTTTCAGAGCGCGCCGTGCATTCGCTGAACGGATAA
- a CDS encoding 4a-hydroxytetrahydrobiopterin dehydratase, which produces MRYERLAPDAIPGALRDLDGWVLSEDRGAITKEFSFDDFAQAFGFMTECAIIAEKMGHHPEWFNVYRRVDVRLTTHDVGGLTGHDLKLAAAMDQVARRRV; this is translated from the coding sequence ATGCGATATGAACGACTTGCGCCGGATGCGATTCCAGGCGCCTTGCGGGACCTGGACGGGTGGGTCCTTTCTGAGGATCGCGGCGCGATCACCAAAGAATTTTCTTTCGACGATTTTGCCCAGGCCTTCGGCTTTATGACGGAATGCGCCATCATCGCTGAAAAGATGGGGCATCATCCAGAATGGTTCAATGTTTACCGGCGTGTCGACGTGCGGTTGACCACCCATGATGTTGGCGGACTGACTGGGCATGACCTGAAACTGGCGGCTGCGATGGACCAGGTTGCCAGACGCCGGGTTTGA
- a CDS encoding amino acid transporter: MEVAVRNERTKLTATYINGVAIAIFAVGGFAPVISTVNSGHGPNGNLALVCSICILASVALHLLARKILKGLKP, from the coding sequence ATGGAAGTTGCCGTTCGCAATGAACGAACCAAGTTGACGGCAACCTATATCAATGGCGTTGCCATCGCCATTTTTGCCGTTGGAGGTTTCGCGCCGGTGATTTCCACGGTCAATAGTGGCCATGGTCCGAACGGAAATCTCGCTCTTGTGTGTTCCATTTGCATTTTAGCGTCTGTGGCATTACATTTGTTAGCGCGGAAGATATTGAAAGGTCTGAAGCCATGA
- a CDS encoding arylesterase, with product MMGFKPVPLQFAVIALAGLLAAGGFAVPSLAQEQAPQGQPLEQSMPDQKMPDQPSTDQSMPEDATGDTPVAEAQVQLIGLGDSLMAGYQLQGDEALPSQLEKALHDKGMNVSIGNAGVSGDTTEGGLARVDWSVPDGTQGVILELGANDALRGIAPEESEKNLSAIIEKLQARKIGVFLVGMIAPPNMGADYAKRFNPIYQRLADKYKIPLYPFILDGVVTDATLKLGDGMHPNAKGVGVMVEHMLPAVQSFAKGLEDKVN from the coding sequence ATCATGGGTTTTAAACCTGTCCCCCTTCAATTCGCCGTCATAGCGCTGGCTGGCCTGCTTGCCGCGGGCGGTTTTGCCGTGCCCAGTCTGGCCCAGGAACAGGCTCCGCAAGGGCAGCCGTTGGAACAATCCATGCCTGACCAGAAAATGCCTGACCAGCCTTCAACTGACCAGTCCATGCCAGAGGATGCAACGGGGGATACGCCGGTGGCGGAAGCGCAAGTGCAATTGATCGGACTTGGCGACAGCCTGATGGCTGGCTATCAGCTCCAGGGCGATGAGGCACTGCCAAGCCAGTTGGAAAAAGCCCTGCACGATAAGGGCATGAATGTCAGCATCGGCAATGCCGGCGTGTCCGGCGATACCACGGAAGGCGGGTTGGCGCGGGTTGACTGGTCGGTGCCTGACGGCACGCAGGGGGTTATTCTGGAGCTTGGCGCCAACGATGCGCTGCGCGGAATCGCGCCTGAAGAGAGCGAAAAGAACTTATCTGCGATCATTGAAAAATTGCAGGCCCGCAAGATCGGCGTGTTTTTGGTGGGCATGATCGCGCCGCCCAATATGGGCGCGGATTACGCCAAAAGGTTCAATCCAATCTATCAGCGCCTGGCTGATAAATATAAAATTCCGCTCTATCCCTTTATTCTGGATGGCGTCGTGACTGACGCTACGTTGAAGCTGGGCGATGGCATGCATCCCAACGCCAAGGGTGTGGGGGTCATGGTCGAGCACATGCTGCCCGCCGTCCAGAGTTTCGCAAAAGGTTTGGAGGATAAGGTCAATTAA